A region of the Phyllopteryx taeniolatus isolate TA_2022b chromosome 9, UOR_Ptae_1.2, whole genome shotgun sequence genome:
AAGACTGATCTAAATGACCTCGAGATTACTACCTTATACTAAACGATCGAGATGACAGGAGCGCACCGTGACTCCAGTATACTCTTAAAATTTCCTTCTGAATTTCAGTTTTTAGTCTGTGACTGTGAAAATCGTTAGGTGTAAGCTCCGCATAAGTCATCATCAAatgattgattgtgtgtgtgcgtgtgtgtgcgtgggtatTTATGCCCtttatttactttgttttaagcTTTTTCTGAACAGATGATGGTGGTAAGAAAAGAATAACAACTGGAAGTTACTGAAGAAGGAGACACACAGAATAGAATCCAGTGTGTCCAAGTACTATTGTCCAGGTTAAAGCAGGGCTGATCACTTGTAGTCAAGTGTATTACTGAACAGAAGTGTTGGTTATTTTAAGTAATGTTTACCAGGttatcacttttatttttgttggttttctaCTTCCTAATTTGCTTCTATTGACTTGGCTTGAGAGGactctcattttcttttttttaatggattcaTTAATGGATTCATTAGAAACTGGTATGCATGACAATTAATATATTACTATAATGTTATAAAAAACATATTCATGaagttaataaatgttttatgaagGTGGTAGATTGcaacaaattattaaaatataataataacaattttagTAATAATACTATAGTAAATTTCACTATGAAAGTCGACTAAATCAAAGTTCGACCGGCGTCATGGAACAATTCATGGACGAACTTAAAAGCACCACTGTACCATATTTGTTATACCAGTCAAGATGTTGTTTTCTTACCTGTGGTGCTGGTAACACCAACTTGTGTGGTATTTAAATCATCTCCAAGAGAATATTCTGATTGACAATTCCAGTCCACAGGACGAGTGCTTAATGCCATCAGTCTCATATACATCTGCATCACATGTTGGGCTTTTTTCAGAGCTTCCTTCGGAGTGCTTTCTACCATCTTTATTAACCTTGATGGAGTGTCCTAAACAGAAGCACACCAATCCCAACAACCAATATTAAATCAGACATGAAAAGCTGCTTAACATGACAGTATACAATAATCAATACAATTAAAGTTcagataaaatatttaaaaaaaacatctgtgtgaatacatttaaatttaagGGGTTAACAATTCCGTTTTATGAGTACAAAATTTTCAGTGTGCATGCGCACCTGCGCACCACTCGTGCACCCCTTGTCGTATCCTCTTAtttgggtgacttgtatttgTCGTGTTTAACCCTCTTGGATTAAAGTGAGTATATATAAGTGCACAGATTTATACAGTAGATGGCTAGTGATATTTCTCAAGTGACCAAGAAAGCTGAAGAATAGTACAAATGCATGAGACACTGcatcagggatgggcaactggGGGCTTACGGGCCGGATGCTCAAttaattttttgtcaaaaaaaaattataatacaggaagtgacatcccattcctaatccatagggttcattATGATGTCAATTCACCATTTGCAGCTAAAACAGCTTCAACACTTCTGGGAACGCTGTCCACAGGGTTTAGGAGTCTGTTTGTGGGAACCTTTGACCATtgaaagcacatttgtgaggttacacactgatatTGAACAAGAAGGCCTTGCTCTCAGTGATCTATCGGGTTAAATTCATCCACCccagactatatatatatatataccacagGTTGTGCACTCGACCAGGAAAATTGCGGTCCCATGCGGTCCCCTGATAGCGCTGCCAAAACATTGTGGCCCCAGCCTAATTAATTTGCCCATCTCTACACTACACTATTCTTTGTAGGGAGAGTAAAGGCTCATGTATTCTGCCAAAAATAGATGAACGCATTTTAAATGGTGTTCATCTTTTAATCTGACACAGAGTGCAATTCTGAATTAAAAATTTCCTCAAATATGAAAAAAGATAGTCAAATCAACAAAAGTGGCCATAGTGGTGGCATTAAAAATTACAGTATAAGAAGATAGCAGAATTGGAGGCAATGCAGTAGTCACCTCAAGGCATGCCaatgatatgttttttttaactaatatcCGTCATTTCTGTCATTGAtccaatatattttaattacaattatgTTCATCATAATTGCGTATCATCTGGGCCAGATGCCAAAATTTGGCATAACACCTGTCacgtaaatatttgtttgttcaattatatatccatccattttctgagccgcttctcctcactagggtcgtgggcgtgctggagcctatcccagctgtcatcgggcaggaggcagggtacaccctgaactggttgccagccaatcgcagggcacatacaaacaaacaaccattcgcactcacattcacacctacgggcaatttagagtctccaattaatgcacgtttttgggatgtgggaggaaaccggagtgcccggagaaaacccacgcaggcacggggagaacactccacacagatgggacccgggattgaacccgggtcctcagaactgtgaggctgacgctctaaccagtcgtccaccgtgccgccaattatatatatatgtatatatatatattagggttTGGCCCTTTTTCATTTAATACTGTAATTCGTCAAATCTGTTTCTTACCTCAATCTCTTCATTTATTTCAGATATACATCCTTGGGAGTAAAGATGGTAGATAGCCTTTTCCAAAATGTTGACATATCTTCTGTTGTCTGAATTCCGACCATAATGGAATTGTGTTTTCAGAAGCTCAAGTACTTGTGGTAGGGCTGCTTTGACATAACAGACTTTACTCtgtaacacataatggaaaaataAGAACAACAATGTATTcttatgaaaaaatattaaaaggcaCCATCTTTGAAAACATTTGGCAAGTTATCTGAAGACATGAACAATCTATGTTTCAATGAAACAGACATTTCATGAAACAGAAATTGAAAGGATTATGAAATATAAAACCAATTAGTCGTTACATTTAATCCACCAATACAGTAATTAGATTTGCTCTGTAGCTTAGTCATACATATAGGGTATGTAGGGGAGGCAGAGCCTCACCTGCAacattaagagaaaaaaataagtaataatcataataatgatccatccatccatccattttctaccgcttatccgaggtcgggttgcgggggcagtaggtttagcagggacgcccagacttccctcaccccagccacttcatccatctcttccggggggatcccgaggcgttcccaggccagccgaaggagggcgtgtcctgggtcgtccctggggtctcctccaggtgggacgtgcccggaacacctcaccagggaggcatccgggaggcatccgaatcagatgccccagacacctcatctggctcctctcgatgtgaaggagcagtggctctactctgagatcctccggGATGActaagcttctcaccctatctctaagggagagcctggacaccctgcggaggaaactcattttggccgcttgtatccgggatcttgttctttcagtcacgactcacagctcgtgaccataggtgagggtaggaacgtagatcgaccggtaaatcgagagcgtcgcctttcggcttagctcctttaccacaacggatcaatacaaagtccgcatcactgcatatGCTggaccgatccacctgtcgatctcccgttccattcttccctcactcgtgaacaagaccccaagatactagAACTCCTCCAGTTGgcgcaggatctcatccctgacctggagagggcacgccacccttttcggactgaggaccatggtctcagattgggaggtgctgattctcatcccagccgcttcacactctgctgcgaactgctccagtgagagttggaggtcacggcttgatgaagccaacagaaccacatcatctgcaaaaagcagagatgcaatactgaggcc
Encoded here:
- the LOC133484108 gene encoding uncharacterized protein LOC133484108 isoform X3, giving the protein MAVATSSRDQCLFRLLQDNLKVSGERFYKAAQQPGPHRWANAETCLPFHHSQMNTHVLDFITKAWHLCLFLILYFHLALGGVPGPCRHSVTQEHLRSLNRLSKVCYVKAALPQVLELLKTQFHYGRNSDNRRYVNILEKAIYHLYSQGCISEINEEIEDTPSRLIKMVESTPKEALKKAQHVMQMYMRLMALSTRPVDWNCQSEYSLGDDLNTTQVGVTSTTACLGYCRRMV